The following proteins are co-located in the Dromiciops gliroides isolate mDroGli1 chromosome 2, mDroGli1.pri, whole genome shotgun sequence genome:
- the LOC122740573 gene encoding carbohydrate sulfotransferase 4-like: MFWVNKTRLLVLLVLPLVAFLCFQQLYSSSHHPHLAPKPAHMHVLVLSSWRSGSSFVGQLFSQHPDVFYLMEPAWHVWTTLSSANAGQLQMAVRDLVRSVFLCDMTVFDAYMAQGPRKQSRIFQWETSRALCSPPACQFFNRESIIPQTDCKILCGKQPFTVVEEACKSYSHVVLKEVRFFNLKTLHPLLTDPSLNLHIIHLVRDPRAVFRSRQHTEQELMEDSHIVLGNQWDRITREDQPYHLMKTICQSQEEIYKAAQVLPDSLRERYRLIRYEDLVKDPLTQTSNLYEFAGLPFLPQLQTWVHNITQGKGMGGHAFQTNSRNAQDVAQAWRRSLPHDKVIRIQKVCKDTMKLLGYLPVLSEKEQRNLSLDLLSTLEIP; the protein is encoded by the coding sequence ATGTTCTGGGTAAACAAAACAAGGCTGTTAGTCCTCCTGGTGCTCCCACTTGTAGCGTTCCTCTGTTTTCAGCAGTTGTACAGCTCCAGTCATCACCCTCATCTAGCACCGAAGCCGGCCCACATGCATGTGCTGGTCCTGTCCTCCTGGCGCTCGGGCTCCTCCTTTGTGGGCCAGCTCTTCAGCCAGCACCCTGACGTCTTCTACCTGATGGAGCCAGCCTGGCACGTGTGGACAACTCTCTCCTCTGCCAATGCTGGACAGTTACAGATGGCTGTGCGTGACCTGGTGCGCTCTGTCTTCCTTTGTGACATGACTGTCTTTGATGCCTACATGGCCCAGGGTCCAAGGAAACAGTCCAGAATCTTCCAGTGGGAGACTAGTCGGGCACTGTGTTCCCCACCTGCATGCCAGTTCTTTAATAGAGAGTCCATCATCCCTCAGACTGACTGCAAGATCCTATGTGGCAAGCAGCCCTTCACTGTGGTAGAAGAAGCCTGTAAGTCCTATAGTCATGTAGTGCTCAAGGAGGTGCGCTTCTTCAATCTGAAGACCCTCCACCCACTGCTGACTGACCCCTCCCTCAACCTGCACATCATTCACCTTGTACGTGACCCCCGGGCTGTGTTCCGCTCCCGCCAACACACAGAACAGGAGTTGATGGAGGACAGCCATATTGTCCTGGGGAACCAATGGGATAGAATAACGAGAGAGGACCAGCCCTATCACTTGATGAAAACTATCTGCCAAAGCCAAGAAGAGATCTATAAGGCAGCACAGGTGCTACCAGACTCCCTACGAGAACGCTACCGGCTAATACGTTATGAAGACTTGGTAAAGGACCCACTGACCCAAACTTCCAACCTCTATGAATTTGCAGGGTTACCCTTCCTGCCTCAGCTCCAAACCTGGGTGCATAACATCACACAGGGCAAGGGCATGGGAGGACATGCCTTCCAAACAAATTCCAGGAATGCCCAAGATGTGGCCCAGGCCTGGCGTCGGTCCTTGCCACATGACAAGGTAATCAGAATACAGAAAGTTTGTAAAGATACCATGAAGCTGCTGGGCTACCTTCCTGTATTGTCTGAGAAAGAGCAGAGAAATTTGTCACTGGATCTTCTGTCTACTCTTGAGATCCCCTAA